Below is a window of Variovorax sp. TBS-050B DNA.
AGTAGTGGCCCTGGAAGATGCCGTGGTGCTGCACCATCCAGAGGTTGGCCTCGCTCACGAAGGGCTTGAGGATGGCCGCGGCGACGTCGGGGTGGTTGAAGCTGCCGAGCGTGTCGCCGATGTCGTGCAGCAGCGCGCACACCACGTACTCCTCGTCGCGTCCGTCGCGCAGCGCGCGCGTGGCGGTCTGCAGCGAATGGGTGTAGCGGTCGACCGGAAAGCCGCCGTAGTCGCCTTCGAGCAGCTGCAGGTGCTGGATCACGCGGGCGGGCAGGCCGCCCGCGAACTGCCTGAACTCGCCGCCGATCAGCTGCCAGTCCTCGCGCGTGCTGTGCTGCATGCTCGTGAAACCCGCGCGTTCGCCCATCGTGTCGTCTCCGTGTGTTGTGGGGGATGGCGGCCACTGTAGACCGGCGCTTGACCATCAACTGT
It encodes the following:
- a CDS encoding HD domain-containing protein gives rise to the protein MGERAGFTSMQHSTREDWQLIGGEFRQFAGGLPARVIQHLQLLEGDYGGFPVDRYTHSLQTATRALRDGRDEEYVVCALLHDIGDTLGSFNHPDVAAAILKPFVSEANLWMVQHHGIFQGHYFFHHIGLDRDMRDGFKDHPHYERTAEFCALYDNPAFDPKAETLPIAEFEPMLRRLMAQPRQSIYKAALQAPAAA